A DNA window from Takifugu flavidus isolate HTHZ2018 chromosome 15, ASM371156v2, whole genome shotgun sequence contains the following coding sequences:
- the carmil3 gene encoding capping protein, Arp2/3 and myosin-I linker protein 3 isoform X2: MAAKEVTPTSFANVGREITESIRKVLDKQPIKFVRAVKQDLRSGKTEDRILVLATWRLYLFTVKVPTKVEVTFNFLEIRAMNTYSEHQVVIDTDKTTYSFRLQTQDQLDHMVGHINYALSRVFNNSIYAPPVCRAEGELPDGNHQFSPNSESSLEPHKTCGGFSETYAALCDYNGIGCKEEVQWDVDTIYHSQDNREFNLLDFSHLDSRDLAVIVASIAYNTWFTKLYCKDMRIGSEVVDQVLHTVSKSNSLEELTLENAGLKSDFPQKMASALSENPASVIHSLNLAHNALDNQGVSNLIQQVCRLNKGLRLLNLSKTSLSSKGVVSLSQALCSSDDYSNSLLHLDLSKNPGVLSGDDATNLYLFLAQPNCLVHLDLSWTDCTVDSLFGALLRGCCADLSYLNLSRNSFSHRKARDSLPTFRQFFSSAFSLTHVSLASMKVPPDWLRALFLGLSNNPHITDLHLDISSCELRSAGAGVIQELFPRVSCVGTLDVSDNGLDADLLAVIPAFSRHSSLKHLMLGKNFNIKGRVLDEILQKLVQLVQEEDCALQSLSLADSRLRQRGSVLVNALGSNTCLRKVDLSGNLLEDTGAKMLSKALQINTTLRSVTWDRNNTTATGFQDVARALEHNFTLQYMPLPLSDVTQAYRSAPEKTEQALTKIQRALLRNNQTQRFSQKQALRLHQGLVTSTAEQVMERLCVRVQQQVCTLKSCEEEEEVRTARQILKEARDSRALYPSLCELAHVLSVDGPVKQRLDTLAGELAKAADKELQVVVDSMVSLCRELCPMSCSAAERLNPPFSSISEQVSIPRASIRNALMERAAEDINRALEEVKLSVVSYLTNSIVDQILQELYTSHKTLMRQVSQAKRWDDLGPSRHTLRQSRVTESLDFPDEEFGVNLGIDTMAIKKRSSRTRRIRPVSSRLSEWPSAGLGEEASPSPTPPAPQHLAPLSHSASWECLSTLPTNGSPLRHVTHVRPRPPRRHRAGHLPPESHYSENGGVSMMEDGLPDFYSKRVLPDSQLSSLHQAQSLRRKKRRSVLSIFSGFRRNRNSTICNQDSENALENVYSMIQHPKDAARPDGAVPGANGSAPSPRPTQGVRAASPPCLIQRQSTDLVSMVYSCIGAEIEYSDGSATSDTGAAADDAEMSTAVSEAPADTRSNGHAAPSGRTDTCRQERIVPLADTRAEPEEDGCGTRLEPQSTKPGLAVMRQRHLQESLEEAGRQQEEEQSERRSGGRGQEGQHPLIPKKPSFDHSRDQSSPELRTTSTSSSPGEEANGEERTFPSAQPTVGEEGSPPAPAKRGVEAGTPAGQGSHLDNRDVL; encoded by the exons AGAGCATCAGGAAGGTTCTGGACAAGCAGCCCATTAAATTTGTGCGTGCTGTCAAGCAGGACCTGCGGAGCGGCAAGACTGAAGACAGAATCCTG GTCCTGGCAACATGGAGGCTCTATCTCTTCACTGTCAAAGTGCCCACCAAG GTGGAGGTCACCTTCAACTTCCTGGAAATCCGAGCGATGAACACCTACTCGGAGCACCAG GTCGTCATCGACACGGACAAGACCACCTACTCGTTCCGGCTGCAGACTCAGGACcagctggatcacatggtgggcCACATCAACTACGCGCTCTCCCGGGTCTTCAACAACTCCATTTACGC cccTCCTGTTTGCCGAGCCGAAGGGGAGCTGCCCGATGGAAACCACCAGTTTTCCCCAAACTCGGAAAGCTCTTTAGAGCCTCATAAAACCTGCG GAGGCTTCTCCGAGACCTACGCGGCGCTCTGCGACTACAACGGAATCGGCTGTAAAGAGGAAGTCCAGTGG GATGTCGACACCATCTACCACTCTCAGGACAACAGGGAGTTTAACCTACTGGATTTCAGCCATCTTGACAGCAG GGACCTGGCCGTGATCGTGGCCTCCATCGCCTACAACACCTGGTTCACCAAGCTCTACTGCAAAGACATGCGCATA GGCTCCGAGGTGGTGGACCAGGTTCTCCACACGGTCAGCAAGTCCAACAGTCTGGAGGAGCTCACGCTGGAGAACGCGGGGCTCAAATC GGATTTTCCTCAGAAGATGGCGTCGGCGCTGTCGGAGAACCCCGCCTCCGTGATTCACTCCCTCAACCTCGCTCACAACGCGCTCGACAACCAAG GAGTCTCCAACCTGATCCAACAAGTGTGTCGCCTCAACAAGGGACTGCGTCTCCTCAACCTGTCCAAGACCTCCCTGTCCTCGAAAG GCGTGGTTTCTCTGTCCCAGGCGCTGTGTTCAAGCGACGACTACTCCaattctctcctccacctggacCTGAGCAAGAATCCCGGAGTTCTGTCCGGAGATGACGCGACG aACCTCTACCTGTTCCTGGCCCAGCCCAACTGCCTGGTCCACCTGGACCTGTCGTGGACAGACTGCACCGTGGATTCG CTGTTTGGGGCCCTGCTGCGAGGCTGCTGCGCCGACCTCTCCTACCTGAACCTGTCCAGGAACTCCTTCTCTCACAG gaAAGCCAGAGATTCTCTCCCGACGTTCCGCCAGTTCTTCAGCTCAGCGTTCAGCCTGACCCATGTCAGCTTAGCCTCCATGAAAGtccctcctgattggctgag ggCTCTGTTTCTGGGTCTCTCCAACAACCCCCATATCACTGATTTACACCTGGACATCAGCAGTTGTGAG CTGAGGTCAGCAGGTGCCGGCGTGATACAGGAGCTGTTCCCTCGAGTCTCGTGCGTGGGGACCTTGGACGTCTCCGATAATG GCCTGGATGCCGATTTGCTGGCTGTCATCCCGGCGTTCTCCCGACACTCCTCCCTCAAACACCTGATGCTGGGGAAGAACTTCAACATCAAGGGCAG GGTGCTGGATGAAATCCTGCAGAAACTGGTTCAGTTGGTGCAAGAGGAAGATTGT GCCCTGCAGTCCCTCTCTTTGGCCGACTCGCGGCTTCGCCAGCGGGGCTCGGTCCTGGTCAACGCTTTAGGCTCCAACACCTGCCTCCGGAAGGTCGACCTGAGCGGGAACCTGTTGGAGGACACCGGAGCCAAGATGCTCAGCAAGGCCCTCCAGATCAATACAACACtgag GAGTGTGACGTGGGATCGTAACAACACAACAGCGACGGGCTTCCAAGATGTGGCGAGAGCGCTGGAACA CAACTTCACCCTTCAGTACATGCCCCTCCCCCTCAGTGATGTCACTCAAGCATACCGCAGTGCCCCAGAGAAGACCGAGCAGGCGCTGACCAAG ATCCAACGTGCTCTGCTTAGGAACAACCAGACTCAACGTTTCTCCCAGAAACAGGCTCTCCGGCTGCATCAGGGCCTGGTCACCAGCACGGCTGAGCAG GTGATGGAGCGTCTGTGCGTACgggtgcagcagcaggtttgcACTCTGAAAAGctgcgaggaagaggaggaggtccgGACGGCCAGACAGATCCTCAAAGAAGCCCGAGACTCCAGAGCC CTGTATCCATCCCTGTGTGAGCTGGCCCACGTGCTGTCGGTGGACGGACCGGTCAAGCAGCGGCTGGACACTTTGGCCGGAGAACTGGCCAAGGCGGCTGAtaaagagctgcag GTGGTCGTGGACTCGATGGTGTCTCTCTGCCGCGAGTTGTGTCCGATGTCCTGCTCGGCGGCCGAGAGGCTCAACCCGCCTTTCTCGTCCATCTCCGAGCAAGTGTCCATCCCTCGCGCCAGCATCCGTAACGCCCTCATGGAGAGAGCTGCCGAGGACATCAACAGAGCTCTGGA GGAGGTGAAGCTGTCCGTGGTCTCCTACCTGACCAACTCCATCGTGGATCagatcctgcaggagctgtATACCTCTCATAAAACACTG ATGCGGCAGGTGTCCCAGGCCAAGCGTTGGGATGACCTCGGTCCCAGCAGACACACGCTCCGACAGTCCAGAGTGACGGAGTCGCTGGACTTCCCAGATGAGGAGTTTGGTGTCAACCTGGGAATA GACACAATGGCCATTAAGAAGCGGAGCTCCAGGACCAGAAGAATCCGTCCGGTCTCCTCCAGACTGAGTGAGTGGCCTTCAGCAG GTTTAGGTGAAGAGGCCagtccctcccccacccctcccgcTCCCCAGCACCTGGCCCCTCTCAGCCACTCGGCATCGTGGGAGTGCTTGTCCACCCTGCCCACCAACGGCTCCCCCTTACGCCACGTGACCCACgtcaggccccgcccaccccggAGGCACAGAGCGGGACACCTCCCCCCGGAGTCT CACTACTCGGAGAACGGAGGAGTCAGTATGATGGAGGACGGACTGCCTGATTTTTACAGCAAGAGAGTTTTACCTGACAG TCAAttgtcatccctccatcaggcCCAGTCACTCCGGAGAAAGAAGAGACGCAGCGTTCTGTCCATTTTCTCCGGCTTCCGCAGGAATCGTAACTCCACCATCTGTAATCAGGATTCCGA aAATGCTTTGGAGAACGTCTACTCCATGATTCAACACCCCAAAGATGCTGCCAGACCAGACGGCGCCGTCCCCGGGGCCAACGGCTCTGCGCCTTCACCTCGGCCGACGCAGGGGGTGCGAGCTGCCAGTCCCCCCTGCCTCATCCAAAGACAG TCGACGGACCTGGTCAGTATGGTGTACAGTTGCATCGGGGCAGAAATCGAGTACTCTGACGGGAGCGCCACCAGTGACACCGGAGCCGCGGCCGACGACGCCGAGATGTCGACCGCCGTTTCCGAAGCGCCAGCAGACACCCGCAGCAATGGCCACGCGGCACCGTCCGGACGGACGGACACGTGCAGGCAGGAGAGGATCGTACCTCTGGCGGACACACGGGCCGAGCCGGAGGAGGACGGATGTGGCACGAGGCTGGAGCCGCAGAGCACCAAACCCGGTCTGGCTGTGATGAGGCAGAGACACCTGCAGGAGAGTTTAG AAGAGGCAGGAAGGCAGCAAGAAGAGGAGCAAAGCGAGAGGCGGTCTGGAGGACGGGGACAGGAGGGACAGCATCCTCTCATACCCAAAAAG CCCAGTTTCGATCACTCCAGAGACCAGAGCTCTCCAGAGCTACGAACCACCTCGACCAGCAGTTCACCGGGGGAAGAAGCCAACGGCGAGGAAAGGACGTTTCCCTCTGCTCAGCCGACCgttggagaggaggggagcCCGCCAGCGCCTGCCAAACGGGGGGTAGAGGCCGGGACACCCGCCGGCCAAG GTTCACATCTGGACAACAGGGACGTTCTATGA
- the carmil3 gene encoding capping protein, Arp2/3 and myosin-I linker protein 3 isoform X1, protein MAAKEVTPTSFANVGREITESIRKVLDKQPIKFVRAVKQDLRSGKTEDRILVLATWRLYLFTVKVPTKVEVTFNFLEIRAMNTYSEHQVVIDTDKTTYSFRLQTQDQLDHMVGHINYALSRVFNNSIYAPPVCRAEGELPDGNHQFSPNSESSLEPHKTCGGFSETYAALCDYNGIGCKEEVQWDVDTIYHSQDNREFNLLDFSHLDSRDLAVIVASIAYNTWFTKLYCKDMRIGSEVVDQVLHTVSKSNSLEELTLENAGLKSDFPQKMASALSENPASVIHSLNLAHNALDNQGVSNLIQQVCRLNKGLRLLNLSKTSLSSKGVVSLSQALCSSDDYSNSLLHLDLSKNPGVLSGDDATNLYLFLAQPNCLVHLDLSWTDCTVDSLFGALLRGCCADLSYLNLSRNSFSHRKARDSLPTFRQFFSSAFSLTHVSLASMKVPPDWLRALFLGLSNNPHITDLHLDISSCELRSAGAGVIQELFPRVSCVGTLDVSDNGLDADLLAVIPAFSRHSSLKHLMLGKNFNIKGRVLDEILQKLVQLVQEEDCALQSLSLADSRLRQRGSVLVNALGSNTCLRKVDLSGNLLEDTGAKMLSKALQINTTLRSVTWDRNNTTATGFQDVARALEHNFTLQYMPLPLSDVTQAYRSAPEKTEQALTKIQRALLRNNQTQRFSQKQALRLHQGLVTSTAEQVMERLCVRVQQQVCTLKSCEEEEEVRTARQILKEARDSRALYPSLCELAHVLSVDGPVKQRLDTLAGELAKAADKELQVVVDSMVSLCRELCPMSCSAAERLNPPFSSISEQVSIPRASIRNALMERAAEDINRALEEVKLSVVSYLTNSIVDQILQELYTSHKTLVLMRQVSQAKRWDDLGPSRHTLRQSRVTESLDFPDEEFGVNLGIDTMAIKKRSSRTRRIRPVSSRLSEWPSAGLGEEASPSPTPPAPQHLAPLSHSASWECLSTLPTNGSPLRHVTHVRPRPPRRHRAGHLPPESHYSENGGVSMMEDGLPDFYSKRVLPDSQLSSLHQAQSLRRKKRRSVLSIFSGFRRNRNSTICNQDSENALENVYSMIQHPKDAARPDGAVPGANGSAPSPRPTQGVRAASPPCLIQRQSTDLVSMVYSCIGAEIEYSDGSATSDTGAAADDAEMSTAVSEAPADTRSNGHAAPSGRTDTCRQERIVPLADTRAEPEEDGCGTRLEPQSTKPGLAVMRQRHLQESLEEAGRQQEEEQSERRSGGRGQEGQHPLIPKKPSFDHSRDQSSPELRTTSTSSSPGEEANGEERTFPSAQPTVGEEGSPPAPAKRGVEAGTPAGQGSHLDNRDVL, encoded by the exons AGAGCATCAGGAAGGTTCTGGACAAGCAGCCCATTAAATTTGTGCGTGCTGTCAAGCAGGACCTGCGGAGCGGCAAGACTGAAGACAGAATCCTG GTCCTGGCAACATGGAGGCTCTATCTCTTCACTGTCAAAGTGCCCACCAAG GTGGAGGTCACCTTCAACTTCCTGGAAATCCGAGCGATGAACACCTACTCGGAGCACCAG GTCGTCATCGACACGGACAAGACCACCTACTCGTTCCGGCTGCAGACTCAGGACcagctggatcacatggtgggcCACATCAACTACGCGCTCTCCCGGGTCTTCAACAACTCCATTTACGC cccTCCTGTTTGCCGAGCCGAAGGGGAGCTGCCCGATGGAAACCACCAGTTTTCCCCAAACTCGGAAAGCTCTTTAGAGCCTCATAAAACCTGCG GAGGCTTCTCCGAGACCTACGCGGCGCTCTGCGACTACAACGGAATCGGCTGTAAAGAGGAAGTCCAGTGG GATGTCGACACCATCTACCACTCTCAGGACAACAGGGAGTTTAACCTACTGGATTTCAGCCATCTTGACAGCAG GGACCTGGCCGTGATCGTGGCCTCCATCGCCTACAACACCTGGTTCACCAAGCTCTACTGCAAAGACATGCGCATA GGCTCCGAGGTGGTGGACCAGGTTCTCCACACGGTCAGCAAGTCCAACAGTCTGGAGGAGCTCACGCTGGAGAACGCGGGGCTCAAATC GGATTTTCCTCAGAAGATGGCGTCGGCGCTGTCGGAGAACCCCGCCTCCGTGATTCACTCCCTCAACCTCGCTCACAACGCGCTCGACAACCAAG GAGTCTCCAACCTGATCCAACAAGTGTGTCGCCTCAACAAGGGACTGCGTCTCCTCAACCTGTCCAAGACCTCCCTGTCCTCGAAAG GCGTGGTTTCTCTGTCCCAGGCGCTGTGTTCAAGCGACGACTACTCCaattctctcctccacctggacCTGAGCAAGAATCCCGGAGTTCTGTCCGGAGATGACGCGACG aACCTCTACCTGTTCCTGGCCCAGCCCAACTGCCTGGTCCACCTGGACCTGTCGTGGACAGACTGCACCGTGGATTCG CTGTTTGGGGCCCTGCTGCGAGGCTGCTGCGCCGACCTCTCCTACCTGAACCTGTCCAGGAACTCCTTCTCTCACAG gaAAGCCAGAGATTCTCTCCCGACGTTCCGCCAGTTCTTCAGCTCAGCGTTCAGCCTGACCCATGTCAGCTTAGCCTCCATGAAAGtccctcctgattggctgag ggCTCTGTTTCTGGGTCTCTCCAACAACCCCCATATCACTGATTTACACCTGGACATCAGCAGTTGTGAG CTGAGGTCAGCAGGTGCCGGCGTGATACAGGAGCTGTTCCCTCGAGTCTCGTGCGTGGGGACCTTGGACGTCTCCGATAATG GCCTGGATGCCGATTTGCTGGCTGTCATCCCGGCGTTCTCCCGACACTCCTCCCTCAAACACCTGATGCTGGGGAAGAACTTCAACATCAAGGGCAG GGTGCTGGATGAAATCCTGCAGAAACTGGTTCAGTTGGTGCAAGAGGAAGATTGT GCCCTGCAGTCCCTCTCTTTGGCCGACTCGCGGCTTCGCCAGCGGGGCTCGGTCCTGGTCAACGCTTTAGGCTCCAACACCTGCCTCCGGAAGGTCGACCTGAGCGGGAACCTGTTGGAGGACACCGGAGCCAAGATGCTCAGCAAGGCCCTCCAGATCAATACAACACtgag GAGTGTGACGTGGGATCGTAACAACACAACAGCGACGGGCTTCCAAGATGTGGCGAGAGCGCTGGAACA CAACTTCACCCTTCAGTACATGCCCCTCCCCCTCAGTGATGTCACTCAAGCATACCGCAGTGCCCCAGAGAAGACCGAGCAGGCGCTGACCAAG ATCCAACGTGCTCTGCTTAGGAACAACCAGACTCAACGTTTCTCCCAGAAACAGGCTCTCCGGCTGCATCAGGGCCTGGTCACCAGCACGGCTGAGCAG GTGATGGAGCGTCTGTGCGTACgggtgcagcagcaggtttgcACTCTGAAAAGctgcgaggaagaggaggaggtccgGACGGCCAGACAGATCCTCAAAGAAGCCCGAGACTCCAGAGCC CTGTATCCATCCCTGTGTGAGCTGGCCCACGTGCTGTCGGTGGACGGACCGGTCAAGCAGCGGCTGGACACTTTGGCCGGAGAACTGGCCAAGGCGGCTGAtaaagagctgcag GTGGTCGTGGACTCGATGGTGTCTCTCTGCCGCGAGTTGTGTCCGATGTCCTGCTCGGCGGCCGAGAGGCTCAACCCGCCTTTCTCGTCCATCTCCGAGCAAGTGTCCATCCCTCGCGCCAGCATCCGTAACGCCCTCATGGAGAGAGCTGCCGAGGACATCAACAGAGCTCTGGA GGAGGTGAAGCTGTCCGTGGTCTCCTACCTGACCAACTCCATCGTGGATCagatcctgcaggagctgtATACCTCTCATAAAACACTGGTACTG ATGCGGCAGGTGTCCCAGGCCAAGCGTTGGGATGACCTCGGTCCCAGCAGACACACGCTCCGACAGTCCAGAGTGACGGAGTCGCTGGACTTCCCAGATGAGGAGTTTGGTGTCAACCTGGGAATA GACACAATGGCCATTAAGAAGCGGAGCTCCAGGACCAGAAGAATCCGTCCGGTCTCCTCCAGACTGAGTGAGTGGCCTTCAGCAG GTTTAGGTGAAGAGGCCagtccctcccccacccctcccgcTCCCCAGCACCTGGCCCCTCTCAGCCACTCGGCATCGTGGGAGTGCTTGTCCACCCTGCCCACCAACGGCTCCCCCTTACGCCACGTGACCCACgtcaggccccgcccaccccggAGGCACAGAGCGGGACACCTCCCCCCGGAGTCT CACTACTCGGAGAACGGAGGAGTCAGTATGATGGAGGACGGACTGCCTGATTTTTACAGCAAGAGAGTTTTACCTGACAG TCAAttgtcatccctccatcaggcCCAGTCACTCCGGAGAAAGAAGAGACGCAGCGTTCTGTCCATTTTCTCCGGCTTCCGCAGGAATCGTAACTCCACCATCTGTAATCAGGATTCCGA aAATGCTTTGGAGAACGTCTACTCCATGATTCAACACCCCAAAGATGCTGCCAGACCAGACGGCGCCGTCCCCGGGGCCAACGGCTCTGCGCCTTCACCTCGGCCGACGCAGGGGGTGCGAGCTGCCAGTCCCCCCTGCCTCATCCAAAGACAG TCGACGGACCTGGTCAGTATGGTGTACAGTTGCATCGGGGCAGAAATCGAGTACTCTGACGGGAGCGCCACCAGTGACACCGGAGCCGCGGCCGACGACGCCGAGATGTCGACCGCCGTTTCCGAAGCGCCAGCAGACACCCGCAGCAATGGCCACGCGGCACCGTCCGGACGGACGGACACGTGCAGGCAGGAGAGGATCGTACCTCTGGCGGACACACGGGCCGAGCCGGAGGAGGACGGATGTGGCACGAGGCTGGAGCCGCAGAGCACCAAACCCGGTCTGGCTGTGATGAGGCAGAGACACCTGCAGGAGAGTTTAG AAGAGGCAGGAAGGCAGCAAGAAGAGGAGCAAAGCGAGAGGCGGTCTGGAGGACGGGGACAGGAGGGACAGCATCCTCTCATACCCAAAAAG CCCAGTTTCGATCACTCCAGAGACCAGAGCTCTCCAGAGCTACGAACCACCTCGACCAGCAGTTCACCGGGGGAAGAAGCCAACGGCGAGGAAAGGACGTTTCCCTCTGCTCAGCCGACCgttggagaggaggggagcCCGCCAGCGCCTGCCAAACGGGGGGTAGAGGCCGGGACACCCGCCGGCCAAG GTTCACATCTGGACAACAGGGACGTTCTATGA